Proteins encoded within one genomic window of Triticum aestivum cultivar Chinese Spring chromosome 2D, IWGSC CS RefSeq v2.1, whole genome shotgun sequence:
- the LOC123053657 gene encoding uncharacterized protein produces MTAWKQTASMGAAATDEADSKSAAKSDGAEERKPPTKCKKGKKAKGKLAVKSDGAEKPKTHDLSDVTLGLAVMSIAEDEALALRTYQNLFWIKYFKDVCDRPSVDAIRKQAAENWKFFNDSDKAPYVAKAREVKIGMARIAEFKKVETFCHEVNDGHCLVNWQKALEGAREVK; encoded by the exons ATGACTGCTTGGAAGCAGACCGCATCCATGGGCGCCGCCGCCACGGACGAGGCCGACAGCAA GTCGGCAGCAAAGAGCGATGGAGCGGAGGAGCGGAAGCCCCCGACCAAGTGCAAGAAGGGGAAGAAGGCCAAGGGCAA GTTGGCGGTGAAGAGCGATGGAGCGGAGAAGCCGAAGACCCATGACCTTTCCGATGTTACACTGGGGTTGGCGGTGATGAGCATTGCAGAGGATGAAGCGCTCGCCCTGCGCACCTACCA GAACCTGTTCTGGATAAAGTACTTCAAAGACGTCTGTGACAGGCCGTCCGTAGATGCT ATTAGAAAGCAAGCTGCTGAAAACTGGAAATTCTTTAACGATTCG GACAAGGCCCCTTATGTAGCCAAGGCCCGTGAGGTCAAAATAGGCATGGCTCGGATTGCTGAGTTCAAGAAGGTTGAGACCTTTTGCCACGAGGTCAATGACGGGCACTGCCTGGTTAACTGGCAAAAGGCATTGGAAGGGGCCCGTGAGGTCAAATAG